Proteins from a genomic interval of Mesobacillus sp. S13:
- a CDS encoding phospho-sugar mutase, whose product MDWKMKADKWLGFAGLDPELKTELDSLKDNDKALEEVFYKNLEFGTGGMRGEIGAGTNRMNLYTVRKASAGLAAYIEEQGNEAKQRGVAIAYDSRHKSPEFAMEAAKTLATRGIQTYVFEELRPTPELSFAVRHLHAYGGIVITASHNPPEYNGYKVYGPDGGQLPPDSADEVIEKVNEIENELSIQVMDEQELKEKGLIKMIGSEVDRAYLEKLMTISENPTLSDEADVKVIFTPLHGTANMPVRNILTNLKYQNVTVVKEQELPDPEFSTVKSPNPEEPAAFELAIREGKKIDADVLIATDPDADRLGIAVKDQDGEYVVLTGNQTGALLLHYILTQKQEKETLPANGAVFKTIVTSELGRKVASSFGVETIDVLTGFKFIAEKIKQYEESGEYKFLFGYEESYGYLIGDFARDKDAVQAAMLAVEVCAYYKKKGMSLYEALLSVFEEYGYYQEGLRSLTLKGKEGAELIQKTLGVFRQDPLKQLGELKVTAVEDYLTGVRVNENNEEEKIQLPSSNVIKYYLEDGTWMCLRPSGTEPKIKFYFGVNDKSLADSKQKLQKIEQDFMQEVEKKMEAAKNL is encoded by the coding sequence ATGGATTGGAAAATGAAAGCCGACAAGTGGCTTGGTTTTGCCGGATTGGATCCGGAGCTGAAAACCGAACTTGATTCATTAAAGGATAATGATAAAGCTTTAGAGGAAGTATTTTATAAAAACCTGGAGTTCGGGACTGGCGGAATGCGCGGTGAGATTGGCGCAGGTACCAACCGGATGAACTTATATACTGTCCGTAAAGCATCAGCCGGACTGGCAGCATACATAGAAGAGCAAGGAAATGAAGCAAAACAGCGTGGTGTGGCGATTGCCTATGATTCTCGCCATAAATCACCTGAATTCGCTATGGAAGCAGCGAAGACATTGGCAACTCGCGGCATCCAGACATATGTATTTGAAGAGTTAAGACCAACACCGGAGCTGTCGTTCGCAGTCCGTCATCTGCATGCATACGGTGGAATCGTCATTACAGCCAGCCATAACCCACCTGAATACAATGGCTATAAAGTTTATGGTCCGGACGGCGGGCAGCTGCCACCTGACAGTGCCGATGAAGTGATCGAGAAGGTTAATGAAATCGAAAATGAACTGTCAATTCAGGTGATGGACGAGCAGGAACTGAAGGAAAAAGGCTTGATCAAGATGATTGGTTCTGAAGTGGACCGCGCGTATCTTGAGAAGCTGATGACGATTTCCGAAAATCCGACACTCTCTGATGAAGCCGATGTAAAAGTGATATTCACACCGTTGCATGGTACTGCCAATATGCCTGTACGAAATATCCTGACTAACCTGAAATACCAGAATGTCACAGTCGTAAAAGAGCAGGAGCTGCCGGACCCCGAGTTTTCAACGGTAAAAAGCCCGAATCCGGAGGAGCCTGCTGCATTTGAACTGGCAATCCGTGAAGGAAAGAAAATCGATGCGGATGTTCTGATCGCTACAGATCCTGATGCTGACCGTCTTGGTATCGCTGTAAAAGACCAGGATGGGGAGTATGTTGTGTTGACTGGAAACCAGACGGGAGCGCTGCTTCTGCATTATATCCTGACGCAAAAACAAGAGAAAGAAACATTGCCGGCCAATGGAGCTGTGTTCAAGACAATCGTAACATCCGAGCTTGGACGAAAAGTCGCTTCTTCTTTCGGGGTTGAAACCATCGATGTCCTGACAGGATTCAAGTTCATCGCGGAGAAAATCAAGCAATATGAAGAGTCAGGGGAGTATAAGTTCCTTTTCGGCTATGAAGAAAGCTATGGATACTTAATCGGGGACTTTGCCCGCGATAAAGACGCAGTCCAGGCAGCGATGCTTGCTGTCGAGGTTTGCGCATATTACAAAAAGAAGGGCATGTCTTTATACGAAGCGCTTCTTAGTGTTTTTGAAGAATACGGTTATTATCAGGAAGGGCTGCGTTCTTTGACTCTGAAAGGAAAAGAAGGCGCTGAGCTAATACAGAAAACACTTGGAGTCTTCCGCCAGGACCCTCTTAAGCAGCTTGGTGAATTGAAAGTCACAGCAGTGGAAGATTATTTAACAGGTGTAAGAGTGAATGAGAACAACGAGGAAGAAAAAATCCAGCTTCCTTCTTCAAACGTTATCAAATACTATCTCGAAGATGGTACATGGATGTGTCTTCGCCCATCTGGAACAGAACCAAAGATCAAGTTTTATTTTGGTGTGAACGACAAGAGCCTTGCTGATAGCAAGCAGAAACTGCAGAAAATCGAGCAGGATTTCATGCAGGAAGTTGAAAAGAAAATGGAAGCAGCAAAAAACCTGTAA
- a CDS encoding SDR family oxidoreductase: protein MLKEQVAIVTGASRGIGKEIAVKLAEQGMKLAIAGSSDEINQTAEEMKQKGFSDIIAVQTDVSDEQQVKNLVEITMETFGQIDVLVNNAGIGFFKLAEEVTVEEWKKLFEVNVQGVFLGAKAVLPHMKERKSGTIITISSDVGRYTIPNGSAYTASKYAVQGFSGALAQEVREYGIRVGTINPGMVDTYFAQSKQGLPEKHDWLKVEDIANAVVYMASAPKHMLIDEIVIHPLVQNYPIA from the coding sequence ATGTTAAAGGAACAAGTCGCTATTGTCACAGGTGCCTCAAGAGGAATCGGCAAGGAAATCGCTGTGAAATTGGCTGAGCAAGGAATGAAGCTCGCAATCGCAGGCAGTTCAGACGAAATCAATCAGACAGCGGAAGAAATGAAACAAAAAGGTTTTTCGGATATCATTGCCGTTCAGACGGATGTCAGCGATGAACAGCAGGTGAAGAATCTTGTTGAAATAACAATGGAGACATTCGGGCAGATTGATGTACTAGTCAATAATGCTGGAATTGGCTTTTTCAAGCTCGCAGAAGAAGTTACGGTTGAAGAATGGAAAAAGCTATTTGAAGTGAACGTTCAAGGTGTCTTCCTTGGTGCTAAAGCCGTTCTCCCTCATATGAAAGAGCGTAAATCAGGTACGATCATCACGATTTCCTCTGATGTAGGCAGATACACGATTCCTAATGGAAGTGCTTATACAGCTTCGAAGTACGCTGTGCAGGGTTTCAGCGGAGCGCTGGCACAGGAAGTCAGGGAATACGGAATTCGTGTTGGCACCATCAACCCGGGAATGGTTGATACTTATTTTGCTCAATCAAAACAGGGACTTCCGGAAAAGCATGATTGGTTAAAGGTGGAAGACATCGCAAACGCAGTTGTTTATATGGCTTCCGCGCCTAAACATATGCTGATTGATGAAATTGTCATCCATCCTCTCGTGCAAAATTACCCGATTGCCTAA
- a CDS encoding YhdB family protein produces the protein MNKTDYDRALYYTHRSQWDNLLILMVRTEDQFLAKKIEHFLHAYNFEKDYAVIEKRLYSLLRYIDHANEAAGDDYLETAVTGSI, from the coding sequence ATGAACAAAACGGATTACGATCGGGCACTATATTACACGCACCGATCTCAATGGGATAACCTGCTTATCCTTATGGTCAGGACCGAGGACCAGTTCCTGGCCAAGAAGATTGAACATTTTCTCCACGCATACAACTTTGAAAAAGATTATGCTGTCATTGAAAAGCGCCTGTATTCCCTTCTCAGATATATCGACCACGCAAATGAAGCCGCCGGCGATGACTACCTGGAAACCGCTGTCACCGGCTCGATTTAA
- a CDS encoding DUF3889 domain-containing protein, which produces MKKYFAAMAVLLILLLGFQRVDTYAQRPDYEKYGRIATAVIKEDFPGEAVQDYQYMGRKQIDDRQVLDSFQYKVSVNGKPVIMTVQVTHDLKSDRLLSLTVTEQHQQ; this is translated from the coding sequence ATGAAGAAGTATTTCGCCGCAATGGCTGTATTATTAATTTTGTTATTGGGATTCCAAAGAGTCGATACTTATGCACAAAGGCCGGATTATGAAAAATATGGCCGGATCGCTACTGCCGTGATCAAGGAAGATTTCCCCGGGGAAGCTGTCCAGGATTATCAGTATATGGGCAGGAAGCAAATAGACGATCGGCAGGTGCTCGATTCATTTCAGTACAAGGTCAGTGTCAACGGTAAACCTGTTATCATGACCGTCCAAGTCACCCATGATTTAAAAAGTGACAGGTTGTTGAGTCTTACCGTTACTGAACAACACCAGCAGTAA
- a CDS encoding SpoVR family protein — protein MVSEDQKSLEYAISEITEIAKGFGLDFYPMRYEICPAEIIYTFGAYGMPTRFSHWSFGKQFHKMKLHYDLGLSKIYELVINSNPCYAFLLDSNSLIQNKLIVAHVLAHCDFFKNNVRFQNTKRDMVESMAATAERIRKYEILHGKQKVESFLDAVLAIEEHIDPSLMRPKLAWSIEDEDEDDEPMSASTPYDDLWDLDSKKTEAKDKNKKKKFPPRPEKDLLLFIESYSRELEDWQRDILTMMREEMLYFWPQLETKIMNEGWASYWHQRILREMDLTSGESIEFAKLNAGVVQPSKTGINPYYLGIKIFEDIEDRYNNPTQEMKRRGVKPGSGREKMFEVREIESDISFLRNYLTKDLVMREDMYLFQKQGREYKVVDKAWEQVRDQLVSMRVNGGFPYLTVTDGDYQRNGELYISHSFEGIELDIKYLEKVLPYVHQLWGRKCHIETMVESRAMLYTYDGKGIHRKYL, from the coding sequence ATGGTGTCAGAGGATCAAAAATCACTGGAATATGCCATTTCTGAAATTACCGAAATCGCTAAAGGGTTTGGACTGGACTTTTATCCGATGAGGTATGAAATATGTCCTGCAGAAATCATCTATACATTTGGTGCCTATGGAATGCCAACAAGATTTTCCCATTGGAGCTTTGGAAAACAGTTTCATAAAATGAAGCTTCATTATGACTTAGGGCTCTCAAAAATTTATGAGCTAGTCATCAACTCCAATCCATGCTATGCCTTTTTATTGGATTCGAATTCGCTGATTCAAAACAAGTTAATCGTTGCCCACGTCCTTGCCCATTGTGATTTCTTCAAGAACAATGTCCGTTTCCAAAATACGAAGCGCGATATGGTTGAAAGCATGGCAGCAACAGCGGAAAGAATCCGCAAATATGAAATACTGCATGGCAAACAAAAGGTTGAATCCTTTCTTGATGCGGTTCTGGCTATTGAAGAGCATATTGATCCTTCGCTGATGAGACCGAAGCTTGCATGGTCAATTGAGGATGAAGATGAAGACGATGAGCCCATGTCTGCATCGACGCCGTATGATGATCTCTGGGATCTTGATTCAAAAAAGACCGAAGCAAAAGATAAAAACAAGAAAAAGAAATTTCCGCCGCGTCCTGAAAAAGACTTACTCTTGTTCATTGAGAGCTATAGCCGTGAGCTGGAGGACTGGCAGCGGGATATACTGACGATGATGCGTGAAGAAATGCTCTATTTTTGGCCGCAGCTTGAAACGAAAATCATGAATGAAGGCTGGGCTTCTTACTGGCATCAACGCATTCTCAGGGAAATGGACCTGACGAGCGGAGAATCCATCGAGTTTGCGAAGTTAAATGCAGGGGTCGTACAGCCATCAAAGACGGGAATCAACCCTTATTATTTAGGAATCAAAATTTTTGAAGATATTGAGGATCGCTATAATAATCCAACCCAGGAAATGAAACGGCGCGGAGTTAAGCCTGGTTCAGGCCGGGAAAAAATGTTTGAAGTCCGTGAAATCGAATCGGATATTTCATTTTTACGTAATTACTTGACGAAGGATCTGGTCATGCGTGAAGACATGTATCTGTTCCAAAAGCAAGGGCGTGAATACAAAGTTGTCGATAAAGCGTGGGAACAGGTTCGCGACCAGCTGGTCAGCATGAGAGTCAATGGAGGATTTCCGTATTTGACTGTAACAGACGGCGATTACCAGAGGAATGGGGAGTTATATATATCGCATAGCTTCGAAGGAATCGAGCTTGACATTAAGTACCTTGAAAAAGTCCTTCCATATGTCCATCAGCTATGGGGCAGGAAATGCCATATCGAAACAATGGTCGAGAGCAGGGCGATGTTATACACCTATGATGGAAAAGGGATACACCGAAAATATTTATAA
- a CDS encoding cation diffusion facilitator family transporter gives MGHNHSHGHGHSHSHTNNKRALFWAFLLIATFMVVEVIGGVITNSLALLSDAGHMLSDAAALGLSLFAMKLGEKNATPSKTYGFKRFEIIAAALNGLTLIIISIYIFIEAYQRFTDPPEVQSLGMLTISVIGLLVNIVAAWILMRGDKDENLNVRSAFLHVIGDMLGSVGAITAALLIYFFGWGLADPIASVAVAILIIISGWRVTKESFHVLMEGAPEQVKLEEIKDEIQKIPEVKDVHDVHVWSITSGVFMLSGHIAVEGEGAHDRVLHKAQKLLHDKFGIDHSTLQVEGEQHGCPCAHGPCN, from the coding sequence ATGGGTCATAATCACTCACACGGCCACGGCCATAGCCATAGTCATACAAACAATAAAAGGGCTTTATTCTGGGCGTTTCTTCTAATCGCCACATTCATGGTTGTGGAGGTAATTGGCGGGGTCATCACAAACAGCCTTGCACTGCTTTCAGATGCTGGCCATATGCTGAGCGATGCAGCTGCACTTGGTTTGAGCTTGTTCGCAATGAAGCTTGGGGAGAAAAACGCTACACCAAGCAAGACATATGGGTTCAAGCGGTTTGAAATCATCGCGGCTGCACTCAATGGGCTGACCTTGATCATTATTTCGATTTATATCTTTATAGAAGCATACCAGCGCTTCACAGATCCTCCAGAAGTTCAAAGTCTTGGGATGCTGACAATCTCGGTCATCGGATTGCTGGTCAATATCGTCGCAGCTTGGATTTTAATGAGAGGGGACAAAGATGAGAACTTAAACGTGAGAAGTGCGTTTCTCCATGTAATAGGTGACATGTTGGGTTCAGTTGGTGCCATCACTGCAGCATTGCTGATTTACTTTTTTGGCTGGGGACTGGCAGATCCGATCGCAAGCGTAGCTGTGGCCATCCTGATCATCATCAGTGGCTGGAGGGTAACAAAGGAAAGCTTCCATGTGCTGATGGAAGGGGCACCAGAGCAGGTTAAGCTGGAAGAGATAAAAGATGAAATACAGAAGATACCGGAAGTGAAAGATGTGCACGATGTCCATGTTTGGTCCATCACATCAGGTGTTTTCATGCTTAGCGGCCATATTGCTGTCGAAGGAGAAGGAGCCCATGACCGAGTACTGCATAAAGCACAAAAGCTGTTGCACGACAAGTTTGGCATTGACCACAGTACCTTGCAGGTAGAAGGGGAACAGCATGGCTGCCCTTGTGCACATGGGCCATGCAATTAG
- a CDS encoding ArsR/SmtB family transcription factor, which translates to MVSQTFKALSDPTRLRILHLLFQGEHSVNEIAEKLSLLQSTVSHQLRFLKNLRLVKFRREGTTLYYTHDDEHVIDLLKQSIEHASHH; encoded by the coding sequence ATGGTCTCACAGACGTTTAAGGCCCTGTCAGATCCGACACGGCTCAGGATCCTTCATCTGCTGTTCCAGGGGGAACATTCGGTCAATGAAATAGCAGAAAAACTCTCATTGCTGCAATCAACTGTTTCACATCAGCTGCGTTTCTTAAAAAACCTCAGGCTCGTCAAATTCAGGAGAGAGGGAACAACACTTTATTACACGCATGATGATGAACATGTCATTGACCTGTTAAAGCAAAGCATAGAACATGCCAGCCACCATTGA
- a CDS encoding YidH family protein, producing MMDDHKTLESKYIQQHLANERTYLAWVRTSIAIIGIGFLASSLHFNNISFASKTADTIAVLISIFSLVIGFVILFFATTHYFSVRKNINSQTFASASSLIKVSSGIIFFIFLLLGIYLISILF from the coding sequence ATGATGGACGATCATAAAACACTAGAATCAAAATATATCCAACAGCATCTGGCCAATGAACGAACATACCTTGCATGGGTCCGGACATCCATCGCTATTATCGGGATTGGTTTCTTGGCCTCAAGTCTGCATTTCAATAATATTAGCTTTGCAAGCAAGACGGCTGATACAATTGCTGTTTTGATCAGCATCTTTTCTTTGGTGATTGGCTTCGTGATTCTCTTCTTCGCGACCACACATTATTTCTCTGTTCGGAAAAATATCAACAGTCAAACCTTTGCTTCAGCCAGTTCTTTGATAAAAGTTTCCTCGGGGATAATATTTTTTATATTTCTACTGCTTGGCATTTATTTGATCAGTATTTTATTTTAA
- a CDS encoding DUF3939 domain-containing protein → MQAEKERGNNRSLFSESILLRSAAAIIWPITGYLLDVKLDLLPYLTVVGSVGGVALYVFFAASKRKLLEAGKKTWPTIETSVDEIKKAVRIYSEQLPKGVYRTILVKEDNRIDAEQLAPILKGIPSKNFYMSKETYDIFTENEKKLALTIDKVQKAVDLYVKEHKEYPVLPYDPLRRVNYYQLLNAHCLDAQPDIELYITNYDGLITHKKPEQNSTGN, encoded by the coding sequence ATGCAAGCGGAGAAAGAAAGGGGAAATAACAGAAGCTTATTTTCTGAATCAATCCTCCTAAGGTCTGCAGCTGCTATCATCTGGCCCATCACCGGTTACCTGCTTGACGTTAAGCTGGATCTGCTTCCTTACTTAACTGTAGTGGGTTCTGTTGGAGGAGTGGCTCTATATGTTTTTTTTGCTGCAAGCAAGCGAAAATTGTTAGAGGCCGGCAAGAAAACCTGGCCAACCATCGAGACAAGCGTTGACGAAATTAAAAAGGCAGTCCGTATATATTCCGAGCAGCTTCCGAAGGGGGTATACCGGACCATACTCGTTAAAGAGGACAATAGGATCGATGCAGAACAACTTGCCCCGATCCTGAAGGGAATTCCATCAAAAAATTTTTACATGTCCAAGGAAACATACGATATATTCACTGAGAATGAAAAAAAACTCGCATTGACAATCGATAAAGTTCAAAAGGCAGTAGACCTATATGTGAAAGAGCATAAGGAGTACCCAGTCCTCCCCTATGACCCCCTTCGCAGAGTGAATTATTATCAGCTGTTGAATGCCCACTGCCTCGATGCCCAACCGGATATCGAACTGTACATCACCAATTACGATGGCCTGATCACACATAAGAAACCGGAGCAAAACAGCACTGGAAATTAA
- the sugE gene encoding quaternary ammonium compound efflux SMR transporter SugE translates to MAWVYLVIAGIFEVVWAIGLKYTEGFTKAVPSLITLIGMAISFYFLSMAVKTLPIGTAYAIWTGIGAAGAVILGIVLFGEPRNLMRLMFVAFILVGIIGLKATSGSN, encoded by the coding sequence ATGGCTTGGGTTTATTTAGTTATTGCCGGTATATTTGAAGTTGTTTGGGCCATTGGCCTGAAGTATACAGAAGGATTCACAAAAGCTGTACCATCGTTGATCACCCTGATCGGGATGGCCATAAGCTTTTACTTTTTGTCTATGGCAGTTAAAACATTGCCAATCGGCACTGCATATGCAATCTGGACTGGAATTGGAGCTGCAGGGGCAGTCATTCTAGGGATTGTGTTGTTTGGAGAGCCGCGCAACCTTATGAGGCTGATGTTCGTAGCCTTCATATTGGTCGGAATCATCGGCCTTAAGGCAACGTCTGGAAGCAATTAG
- a CDS encoding PadR family transcriptional regulator, producing MFNRELLKGSTSLVLLQLLNERDMYGYELVKELDKRSDHSLQVKEGTLYPALHKLEKQEYIEFYWQEQDKGPARKYYRITDEGRAVLIEKTEEWQHFVNVMNKVIRRTKNDPVKD from the coding sequence ATGTTTAATCGGGAACTTTTAAAAGGGAGCACATCCTTGGTGCTGCTTCAACTGTTGAATGAACGGGATATGTATGGCTACGAGCTGGTGAAAGAATTGGATAAGCGAAGTGACCATAGTCTGCAGGTAAAAGAAGGAACGCTTTATCCAGCATTGCATAAACTTGAAAAACAGGAATACATTGAATTTTATTGGCAGGAGCAGGATAAAGGCCCAGCTAGAAAATATTATCGGATTACTGATGAAGGCAGAGCAGTCCTTATTGAGAAAACGGAAGAGTGGCAGCACTTCGTCAATGTCATGAACAAAGTGATCAGGAGAACAAAAAATGATCCAGTTAAAGACTGA
- a CDS encoding DUF1700 domain-containing protein: MIQLKTEFLAELDRHLGKHGDREQILADYDIHITEMLEELKDIDREEADIRSEIHSRLGTPEEIAECWREELSTTPMKTQWVFISANLFFFVGGITLTLVHNLFDFPFIDIAWQSLTSIPAVIILLYLFFWALLGYEIGKGFGHKGRSLMKKTFILSILPNIVLMNLTLLKLIPHDWFQPLLSPAFIFICILFTALLYPICWLGYRWGKKASI, translated from the coding sequence ATGATCCAGTTAAAGACTGAATTTCTCGCGGAGCTTGATAGGCACTTAGGGAAGCATGGAGACAGAGAACAAATTTTAGCTGATTACGATATCCATATTACCGAGATGCTTGAAGAGCTTAAGGACATCGATAGGGAAGAGGCGGATATTAGGTCGGAAATTCATTCGAGGTTGGGGACACCGGAAGAAATTGCTGAATGCTGGCGGGAAGAATTATCGACGACACCAATGAAAACTCAATGGGTTTTCATTAGTGCCAATCTGTTTTTCTTTGTTGGTGGCATCACCTTGACCCTGGTACATAACCTTTTTGATTTCCCTTTCATTGATATCGCGTGGCAAAGTCTCACATCAATACCTGCCGTGATTATCTTGTTATATCTTTTCTTTTGGGCACTGCTAGGATATGAGATTGGCAAAGGATTTGGCCATAAGGGAAGAAGCTTGATGAAGAAGACGTTTATCCTTTCCATCCTTCCGAATATCGTTCTCATGAACCTGACATTGCTCAAGCTGATTCCGCATGACTGGTTCCAGCCGCTGCTGAGTCCTGCATTCATTTTTATTTGTATTCTATTCACTGCGTTATTGTATCCAATTTGTTGGCTTGGATATAGATGGGGGAAAAAGGCTTCCATCTAA
- a CDS encoding DUF4153 domain-containing protein, producing the protein MELKLKKGDGVFFLVCLALGVLAERSFLHGIIGLSYPVFITVFYAVFFWRYRSFSFTNKKLGLLMVASIWLLSSSFFLHSNMILYMLNFLVIPVMVLIQLVLVTYPLHNQWHRWPFVQKLFLTVGEAIAYVYRFLLLVANFTVRGLEENKSATIRKVLIGVGISLPLLFVILNLLVSADQQFGDLLGAFPRWLLGLKIEEEVLRTIAVFIFTFAIFGLFQVLRNKQPAPAEDPKATGKIAWDSVISLTVLTLLNIVYLLFVAVQFQYFFSETLKAGYTYAEFARRGFFELLFVTMLNLLIISTIVSYVDKTSKFMTLAIRSLLSLLVTFSGVMLYSAFLRLLMYEEAYGFTFARVLAHSFMVFLLVILCYSFMRIWMERLSLVRFYIISAVIFYTVINTIQLDEYVVDRNLERYSETGKIDIHYLNSLSYEGVEGLVELYKLNPGHPGLSELLLQRKQEFTDSEEGWNSINMSRRSAEKTIMDLEIQ; encoded by the coding sequence ATGGAATTGAAATTGAAAAAAGGGGACGGGGTTTTTTTCCTGGTCTGTCTTGCTCTGGGAGTCCTGGCTGAAAGGTCTTTCTTGCATGGGATCATCGGCTTGTCCTATCCTGTGTTTATTACAGTGTTTTATGCTGTATTCTTCTGGAGATATCGCTCATTCTCCTTTACAAATAAGAAGCTTGGACTTTTGATGGTTGCCTCTATTTGGCTGCTGTCCTCCAGCTTTTTCCTGCATTCGAATATGATTTTATATATGTTGAATTTTTTGGTGATCCCTGTAATGGTTCTTATTCAACTGGTGCTTGTTACCTATCCGCTTCATAATCAGTGGCATAGGTGGCCATTCGTTCAAAAGCTCTTTTTGACAGTTGGCGAAGCAATAGCCTATGTATACAGGTTCTTATTGCTTGTTGCTAATTTTACTGTCAGAGGTCTTGAGGAAAACAAGAGTGCAACGATTCGAAAAGTACTGATTGGGGTGGGCATTTCATTACCGCTATTGTTTGTGATCCTCAACCTGCTTGTCTCTGCTGACCAACAATTCGGAGATCTTCTAGGCGCTTTCCCTCGCTGGCTTTTAGGATTGAAGATCGAGGAGGAAGTGCTGCGGACGATTGCGGTATTCATTTTCACTTTTGCGATCTTTGGTCTATTTCAGGTGCTAAGGAATAAGCAGCCAGCTCCTGCGGAAGACCCGAAGGCAACAGGAAAAATAGCATGGGATAGCGTGATCAGCCTGACAGTGCTCACTTTATTGAATATCGTTTATCTATTATTTGTAGCAGTACAATTTCAATACTTTTTCAGTGAAACATTAAAGGCGGGATATACGTATGCTGAATTTGCACGAAGAGGATTTTTTGAGCTTCTTTTTGTAACGATGCTGAATTTGCTGATCATCTCTACGATCGTTTCATATGTCGATAAAACGTCTAAATTTATGACTCTTGCTATTCGCTCTCTTCTTTCCCTGCTCGTTACATTCAGCGGAGTCATGCTGTATTCAGCATTTTTACGCCTGCTCATGTATGAAGAGGCTTATGGTTTTACCTTTGCCAGGGTACTGGCCCATTCATTCATGGTGTTCCTGCTTGTGATTTTATGCTATTCCTTTATGAGGATATGGATGGAAAGGCTCTCTCTTGTTCGCTTTTACATCATATCTGCAGTCATTTTTTATACAGTAATCAACACCATCCAGCTTGACGAGTATGTTGTTGACCGCAATTTGGAGAGATACTCAGAAACCGGTAAAATCGATATACATTATTTGAATTCGCTTTCTTATGAAGGAGTAGAGGGCCTTGTGGAGCTTTATAAGCTTAACCCTGGCCATCCTGGTCTCTCTGAGTTGCTGCTGCAAAGGAAGCAGGAATTCACGGATTCTGAAGAAGGCTGGAATTCAATCAATATGTCCAGACGAAGCGCTGAAAAAACGATCATGGACCTGGAAATACAGTGA